The Stieleria maiorica genome includes the window CCGGAATCGATCTCAAGACGTACTCGATACCTTTGTTCGGAGAAAGGAGCCCAAACGTCAACGCAACCTGCCTGCCTTCCACGCCGAAATGCTTTTTAAATCCGCTTGTATCCGCATACGGCGCGTCTGGAATGCCGTGTGCGATCAGATCCACCTTGCTTTCGGGGACGGTGTACGTTTTGCACAACGTTACACGGCTTCGCTCCGTCATCACGACCAATCGCGTGGAAAGCTCAGTCAATTGTTCCATGACCCGCCGCTGCGTCGCATCCGGATCCGACAAAACCGTATGCAATGTCGTCACGACCGGAATCCGTATGTCACGCAGAAAGGCCAGGATGTGGCTGCCACCAAGACCTCCGTAAATACCAAATTCGTGCTGCAGTGAGACCACATCGACATTGCTGAAGTTCAAAAAGTCAGCGGCACGTCGATAGGCATCGATGTCCTGTTCTATGATTTGAAAACGCACCTCGGGCGGATAGTTGTAGCCATCTGCGAGATCGTCCACTGGCACAACAATACACTGGGCCGACGAAGCACTGGCGACTGCGCCGCGCAAATCGTGCGTGAAAGTTGCAATGCCGCATTTCCGCGGTGTGTAGTCGCCAACGAAAGCGATTTTGGTAAGGTCAGGGTTGGCCATCGGAGGCCCCTTCGGTGTTCTGGTGTTGAATGTCAATGAATTGCGTTCAGTATGTCTCGCTTGGAAAATGCGACGACGCCGATCGATGTGTCGGTCGCGCCGTAGTAAACGCTGAGCACGTCGTCGTGATCGTCCCTGTTCGATTCGATCAATGCCGTCGGAAACACGACATTGGCTACGAAACCGTTTCGCTCGGACTCAGCCACCGGTCGCATGATCGGCTGCTGAGATCGCGCCAGCACTTGAGACGGATCGTCTCGGTCCAATAGCAATGCCCCCACGGAGTATTCGCCGACGCGGCCACCTTGCCGGGCTCGCTGACTGCCGTGGTAAAGATGCAACCAGCCTTCGTCGATCAATATTGGCGGAGTTCCTCCACCGACTCGGTCTGCTTCCCACGTCGTTCGTCCTCGAAGCAGCGGCTGATGTCTGCCCCAATGCAGAAGGTCGGGCGATCGGGCAAGCCAGATTTGAGGCTGGCTGAAATGCGAGTTCGGATTGGGGCGATGCAGTGCTACGAACTGGCCATCGATCTTATGAGGAAATAAAACGACGTCTTTGTTCTCGGGACAAAAGATCAAGCCGTGCCGCTTGAAGGTCAGCATGTCATCGCTGGAAGCCAGCGCCGTTGCGGCTCCCGGTCGCGAGACCGCCACGTAGGTGATCCAATACGTTTGATCGATCTTCGTAATCCGCGGGTCTTCTATGCCAAACTCTTCCAATGCCGTCGCTGGAATGAGTGTTGGCCCCGGCACCCAGCCCTCGGGGCTACCGGCCCGTTTGCGAAACACACGTAGATGGGATACCGACGTCAGCCGCAGAAGACCCTCGGACTTTGTTCGCACGACACGCGGATCGACCGAAATCAAATCGTCGTCATGGACCCAGTCGACAACACAGTCACCACTCGATTCCCACCGAGGCAACCCCGTGAAACCGGCACGTTGTGCTATCGGCCTTTCAGCAACTCGCGTGAGCATGACGACTTCATCGCGAATTTGGACGACGCCTGGATTGAAGACGCCGATCACCGCGAAATCATCTCGCGACGGTCGCAAATCCGCGGGACAGAGCAGGACCGATTCGGATAGTCGTTGTATCATCAATAATTGACCAGCTGTGTCGGCGATGGTCGCTCCACCCGCATCATTTCACCGGCACCCTTCGCCGGAATCGTTCGCGTCATAGCACTATCCATTCTCGTCTTGCTTCCGATCTCGAGGATTCTGGGGCCGACATGGCGGTAATACTTTGACGACAAGTGCAGTGATATCGTCTTCCTGCGGACGGTGGTCAGCAAAGTCACGTGCCGCGAGAAAGAGAGCATTGACGATTTGAGCAGCGGACATTCTCCGGTTGGTGCGAACGACGTTGAGCATTCGTTCCTGACCGAACTCTCTCCCTCCGGGACTCATCGATTCCTCGGTACCATCGGTCGGCACCACAAGCGTGTCGCCGGTTTGCAAGACAATCGCCGGTGCGGAGGAAATGGCTGCGTTCAATTCGACGCCCAGTGGATAGCCTGTCGAACCGAGCACTTGCGCCGCACCATTGCTTCTGACGAGGTATCCCTGGTGCCCGGCACCGGCGTACACGAAGGATCGCGTCGCTGCGTCGAGACGGCCGAGAAACGACGTGACGGTGTGTCCGGTGTCGCTGTTTCCGAAGAGCCGATTCGTGTTGGTCAGCAGTTCGCCGGGATCAGAAGAGTTCTCGGCCAGTGCGTGCAAGTAGGCCTGGGTTTGAGCCTTCAGCAAAGCCGCTCCCAATCCATGGCCGCTGACATCCGCAACAATAACGCCGACCGAGTCCGGTCCGAGAGAAATGAAGTCGAAGAAGTCTCCGCTGACTTGTTGGGCAGGATGCACCGCGCCGGCGATATCAAAACCGAGTAAGCAGGGTGCGGCTGCCGGGAACAGGGCCCGCTGCACCATGCGGGCGGCTCGGATCGATGCGGGATCAGCTTCACTGCGTTTCTCAACCAAGATGCTGTCGTCGGTATCGAAGGCGGCCGCCGCAATGCGTGAAGCTTCTGCGGCTGCGTCCAGGTTATGGTTGGCTCCGGATAGCAGCTCCCTTTCTTTGACAACTCGATGTTTCAAAGCGATGTTCGTTTCACGCAGCAACTTTCGCTCGGCAGCAGCTACGGCGATCGATCGCGACTGCGCTTCGATGGTCGTGGTTCCCACATCGTCCTGCTGGCACGTCCTTTCATCAGCCGAACGCGTCGCAATCAACTTGCCCGATCGCAGTGTGCCAATCAACTGTTGCACTTGTCGCGGAGATTGGCAGCGAAGCGCCGAGTCAGCGACCCGACGTGCCTCACATTGGCTAATGTGTCGTATCGCATGTCGCACGGCCCCGGCGCGCGACGGTCCCAAGCTGAGCTCACGAATTCCCAATCCGACAAGCAGGCACGCGAAGTCCGCGTCCCCTGCCTCCTCGCCGCAGACGCAAACGGAACATTGCTGCTTTTCTGCAGCCTCCACAACTTGTTGGATTGCACGTAACACAGCTGGGTGCATCGCCGTGCAGTCGTCTGTCCCCTGAGACAACTCACGATCAGCTGCCAGCATGTACTGCGTCAAGTCGTTCGTACCGATCGCGACAAAGTCGGCCAATGCAAGGATCTCGTCCAAAGCAAATAACGCCGCAGGTGTTTCAATCATTGCGCCGACGGAAGGTCGACGGAGAACATCCAGTTGCCGCACGGCGCGATCGACAGCCTCGCTCGCTTGTGCAAAATCGTGGCTCCCGATCACCATCGGAAACAAAATGCGAACATCTGTCGTTTGTGCGACCTGAACAATTGCCCGCAATTGGGCATCCAGAAGATTCTTTTCAGAGAGCGAAAATCGTAGTCCACGCAGGTGAAGACTCGAACGATTTCTTATTTCATCGAGTGCAAGGAAAGGAGGGAGCTTGTCACCGCCGAGATCGAAAGTGCGAATTGTCATCGGCAAACCGATTAACTTGCTTGCCATGTCGCCATAGACGTGCAACTGCGAATCGAAGCTCGGACGCGATTGCGATTCGATAAATAAGAACTCGGTGCGAAACAACCCGACTCCGGTCAAGTGATGTTTCGCGACCTGATTGACTTCGTCGGGCAATCCAACGTTCGCCATTAATGAAATCTCCACTCCATCGAGCGTCATACACGGCTGCATTTCTTCCGACAGTAGTGACGCGATCTGCCGTTCGTGCTGGAGCTGACGAACCGAGAAGGCAGCCTTCTCAGGTTCGGTTGGCTGTATCGTTACGACTCCCGTCAAGCCATCGACAAGCAGCATTGCGCCGGACTGAATCCGAGAGGTGATGCTGAAGATGCCTGAGATCGCCGGAATCCCCAATGCTCGGGCAACGATTGCGGTGTGACTGAGCTTTCCTCCATCTTCACAAACGATCGCGACAACACCGCTATTGGCAAGCCCGACCGCTTCGGACGGAAGCAGTTCGCGGGCTACGATCACGGATCCTGGCGGCAACGAATCACAACTCCACGGCGTCGTGCCTGCCAACGCGCGCGTCATCCGCTGGCCTACGTCTCGGATGTCTTGTTCACGTTGCCGCAAGTACTCGTTGTCGAGCTGTTGCAATCGGCTGATCCAATCGCGGATGACAGAATCAAGGGCCTGTTCCACATTGACAAGGTCGCATCCAATCTGCTGCTTGACGGACACCGCAATCTCGCTGGCCATCGCGGCGTGAGCAGACAACAGTGCAGCTGCGTCGGCGAGTTTTGGATCGTTGTTTGCAATTTGCTCAGCGGTTTTTAAATCTCGTTTGGACTGTTCAAGCGCATCATCCATCCGATCGCATTCAACTTGCACATCAGAATGCTGTATTTCACGAACCGGCAATAACAGCTTTCGTTCAACTTCATAGCCGTAAACGATCGCAATTCCACTTGCAAATCCGGGTGAGACGGGACTCCCTTCCAATACTGTCATTTCTCTTTCCTGTTCGTCGAGTATGAAACTTTTGTGAGCGATGCTGCCAACGGTAGCATGAGTTGGTTTAGACCCATCACGCATATTTGCCGATGACCGTCGTATGGACCTCCGACAAACTCAACCCTGAACATCTTTCTGGATCTCCTAACCGTTTGGGTTGATCTTCTCTGCTACCCGCAGCTGGTCGACAACACGCCGGATTCCCTGCACGGCCGCGACACATCGAACGATCGGTTTGCGCTCGTGTTCATGCCTGAGCGTTCCCGTGATGGTCGCATCACCGCTCCGAACTGTCGCACTGATTCTTACGCTTCCGACACATTTCTGCATCAATTTACGTTCGACATTCTTTAGGAGCGTTTTGTCAGAGGTTTTGTTGCCAAGCGTCATGGTTCATTCCTAAGTGAAACCGGTGCTGTGCAGCCCGGATCAACAGTTGAACCGAAAGGGGCACCGAGGTAATAAGAAGGGCGTTCGTCGAATAAGCGGCAGGATTCCTCGGTGAAGAAATGGAGAGTCAGTCCATGCCGTTCTCGAATATCCGAAGCCATGGATTTTGGAAACGGAATCCCAAATACTGGATCGGTCACCAAATGCTTCCTTTGATACTCGCGATGAAAGAAAACATCGAAATACGTTTCCACAAAACCAACGAGTTTCGCATCGATCCAATCGATCACGCACGTATCGGTTTCGTCAGCGATCGGAATGGTCAATTGGTCGCGAGCAGCGAATCTCACGAAAACAGGAAGAACCTGCATGCGGTATTCGACAACCGCGGTCTTGACGTCGGTGTCATGAAAGACACGAAGAGAAAACTCCATTGCCTTGTGTCGTGTCGCGGAAATCGGCAGAGTGATCGTTGTGATACTGCCACTGGATCTCGTTCCCGCTGTGCAACCAATGCCATCGCCGTCTGTCAACGTTGCGTCGCTGAAGATGCTCTGGCTTGTCAAGACTCCCAGGCGATCATCAATGATTCTCTTGATTTGCTTTTGAGTTGCGGCAAAGTGAATCATTCGCTCCTCGTGCTTGGAAAACTCGGTGACGGCTTTCTTCCGCATCAATCGAAGGCGATCTTCAGCATTTTCAATCAATGTGATGAATCGACCGGCAAGATCTGTTGTCGAATGACTTGACTGGACTCTTGTGTCACCGCCGGAGCTTGCGATGCTCGTGCTAGATGCGCGGTTTTGCATGACGATAGCTCCGAATGTTTTCCCAACAACGTTGAGGCCATGAAAGAATTTTCGACCGCTCTGTTTGAGCCTTCAATTCTTGCACGAACGCGTCTACTTTCCGTTCGGCTTCCGCTCGGCCGTCTCCGTATCGTTGTTCGAGTAGCTTCACAAACGTGTCTCGCTGGCCGGAGATCATGGCAAGATCTTCGTCTGTGAACTTGCCCCACTTAAGCTTGACTTGTTGGCTGACCGACGACCAATCGCGTTTCACCTGATCCCACTTCATCTGAGCGTCTCTTGGTTAAAGGCTTATTGACAGTGTGTCGTCTACAGCCGCTTGATTTGGCATGAATGATCAACACGCAAAAAAAAACGGTGTTGCGGAACACTCACTAGAGTTCCGCAACACCGGTTTACTTTTTAACTAGCCCCCTGGATCTGCCAGGTTGCTCTTTATTCAGTCATCCGAAACGATGGCCGCACGATGTAACAGTATACGACATCGAGTTGCAAAAAACAAGTCGCGGGGAATTACATTGAGCACCGAGAGGTAGCTGACAGTACGCACTCGATGTATGCAGCCACTTCATCGTCGATGTGACTTCGTTTTATTGAAGACGAATACGCGACCGTGTGCGTCACCCAGGGACTTCGTCGGCCCAAACCTTGAAGGACTCCAATTCATTCGCTCCAAAAGTAGTTGTGAGCGCCGCGTCTGCCGCATCGCGTCCACGCGCGATCAAGACACGACCAATTCGCGGTACGTTGTTGCGAGGATCAAAAGTGTGCCACTTTCCACCCAGATACGCTTCGAACCACGCGCAGAAATCCATAGGGTCATGTGTCGGCGTTACGCCGATATCGCTGAGATACCCGGTGCAGTATCGGGCTGGGATATTCATACAGCGGCAAAGCGTGATTGCCAAATGCGTGTAGTCTCGGCAAACACCGGTGCGTTCGTGAAACGCCTCAAGCGCCGTCCGGTTCGCGCGGGCCTGCTGGTAGTCAAAACCAAGATGCTGAAAGACAAAGTTGCAGATCGACTGCACGCGCTGCCAGCCGGGGGGAGTCGAATTGAATAGATTCCCCGCAAGATCCTTCAAGTCGCTGTCTACCTCGCAGTAGCGGCTGGCGAGCAAGAATATCAGTACTTCATCGGGTAGGTCCTGAACGCTGTGCTGCACCGCATTCCACAACTGCTGATCTGATTGTCCGCAGTCCTCAACGGTAGTGTCGTTTCGCAAGGTAACGCTTCCAGCGGGAGCGAAAAGGCGGCTGCATCGATTGCCAAATGAATCGACGAATTCTGAAACCGATGTATCCGGATTTACCTCGAAACACTCGGGTGTTTGGATTGTGGAGGCGCGGGACGGATGCACACTAAGCAACGCTAGCATCGCGGTGGGTTGGGAGAAACAGAAGGAAATTTCAAAGCCTACACGGATTCGCATCATCGATCCCTTTTGAAGTTCATGAACTTGTCTAGCCTGTGCACGCTGAAAATAACCTGCGCATTGGTTACTTCAGCAATCGGATCGCGTGACGCAATACATCACAACGGCTGATTTGGCCGACCAACCTACGTTCTTCAAGTACAGAGAAACGACGATAAGGGGATTGAAGAAAGAGCTGGGCTACTGAAAACAAATCCATTTCAGGATCGATGGAGTGAGAAGTCGTATCAGCGAAGGCTTTCACGCTGTGATCAGACAACATCCCGTAAGCCGCAAGGAATGTATCCGCTGCAGGAAGACTTGACTCGCGTTCGGTCTGCGGCAGGTCTAGGCGGTGTCGCAGGATACTTGAAAGTATGTTGGAGTGGTTGAGTACGTCGCGCCGTGAAATCTGCCCGATGATCCGATCGTCTCGCACAACCGGCAAGCGAGCGTAGGACGTTTTAACGAATATCCTCGCAATTGCGTGCAAGTCCGTATCGGCATTGATGAGCCGATTACTGTCCGGATCAATGAATCCGCCAACCTTCGCCGAAGGGATTTCGCTGTAAGCGGCCTCAATGACGAACCCCAAACAGGTCCTTTCCGAGAATATGCCGAGGAATTCTCCATCGGAGGCAATGACAGGTGCGCCGGAATATCCCATCGCAAGCAATGATGACATCGCGTCAAATACGTCTTCCCCAGGGTCCAGCGTAAATAATTTCTTGCGAGGAATCATTACATTGGAGGCTTTTGGAGGATCTCGTTTCGATGCATCAATCAACTCGATGAGGGAAGCCAGAACGCGCATACAGCACTTCTCAGAGAACATCCCAAGGTACTCGCCGTCTTCATTGACGATTGGCATCTCGGAATACTGTCGTGTGAGAATTTCGTGGATTGCAAGTGGTACCAGGGTATCGGGTAACAGTGTTTGAATATTCGGCATCATGATGGCTCTGGCGAGCGGCACCTTGATTGGGTTTGATTTTGTTTTCATCGCATGTTTCTTATGGGTGGGGTGTGTTAACCAGGTACACCTGGTCTTGTTCGATTTCGTTCGGCGGAATGACGTACTGGTCCGTAATGAGTTCGCGGACCAAGATTGCTACCCCCTCTGCGACTCTTTTGGGCTGTTCGTGACGCCCAAGTCAGAAGAGGCGTTCTCGACGCGGTAGGCCTGTGAACCAGGGTCCAACATTAAATGGAACGAAATAGTTACCCGTTCTGATTCTTGTTCCTGAGCTGTCAAAACAGATTTCATGGTTGTTGCATTCAATTGAGTCTCATTCGGTCCTTCAGCATCGACCACTATCAGGTGAATGGCATTGCCCGAATCAGTGATCTGATTCTTCAAATAGCCTTTCACAAGCGGGTAGGGTGTCAGCGCGAGATTGCTATTGGCACAAAACAGGTCGTAGGTTGGCTTGTCCGAAAACCCATATATTGCCACACCCTCGGGTCCGAGATGTGGGCGTAGAAGCTTCGGACCGAGACGCTGCTTTCCGTCGAGCAACACGTAGTATGGGGTGTCAACTAATTGAGCAGTCATGGTTGATTCCTTTGCGTGTCGTTTCACGGCGTTTTTGTGATCAGCACATCGCTGGTGAGCAGCAGGGTGGACACACTGGCCGCGTTCTGCAATGCACAACGAACGACCTTCGCGGGATCGATGACGCCCGCGACCATCAGGTCTTCGAAGCGATCTTCGGCAGCGTTGTATCCACAGTTGCCTTTCGCCGCGGCGACCTTTTCACAGATCAAGCGACCGTTCCCGCCAGCGTTCTCGGCAATCCATGTCAGCGGTGAGCGGCAAGCGCGAAGCACGATGTCGTAACCTATCTGTTCATGTTCGTTCAGATCAGTGCGTTTGCAGCCCGCGGCGGCGCGAAGGAGGGCAACGCCGCCACCTGGAACGATCCCCTCCTCGACCGCAGCACGCGTCGCATTCAAGGCGTCCTCGAAACGTGCTTTCTTCTCTTTAACTTCCAATTCGGTTGAGCCCCCGACGCTGATCGTGGCAATGCCTCCGCAGAGTTTCGCTTTCCTCGACCGCAATTTCTCTCGATCATAGCCTTGGGTCGCTTTCTCAAGCTCGCTCTCGATCTGAGCGATTCGGCCTCGAATGCCTGCCTTCGTCCCTGCGCCGTCGATGATCGTTGTGTGGTCCTTATCGACAATTACTCTTTTGGCACTGCCGAGTGAGTCGAGACCCAGATTCTTCAATTGCAGACCGAGACTCTCGGAGATGTTTTGTGCACCGGTCATGATTGCGACGTCTTCCATCACTGCCTGACGAAGACCTCCATAGCCCGGCGACTTCACGGCACAGCAAGTGAATGTTCCTCGCAAACGATTGATCACTAGCGTCGTCAACGGTTCACCCTGCACGTCTTCGGCCACGATCAACAGCGGTCGGCCGGCCTCCGCAACTTTTTCAAGTAGGGGCAGGATCTCCCGGACGCTGGAGATTTTTGCTTCGTGGATCAAAACATACGGATCCTCCAAGACACACACCATCGATTCCGGATGGTTGACGAAATAGGGTGATAGGTATCCTTTGTCAAATCGCATCCCTTCGACCCAATTGACTTCGTTGTCGACCGCTTTCCCGTCTTCGATCGTGACGACGCCTCCGGAGCCAACCTGCTCTAAGGCATCGGCGACTGTCCTTCCGATCGTCAAGTCGTTATTGGCGGCAATCGATGCGACCTGAGCCATCGCCTTTTGTCCCTTGGTCGCGATCGAGATCGATTTCAGGTGACTAACGACGTCGGCAGTTGCCTTTTCGATGCCGTCTTTTAGGCCGACTGGATTGACTCCGGCGACTACTGCTCGCAGCCCCTCGTTGAAGATTGCATCTGCCAAAACCGTTGCGGTTGTCGTGCCATCGCCCGCCACCTGGTTGGTTTTGGACGCAACTTCGCGAACCATTTTGGCGCCAATGTTTTCGTTCGCGTCTTCCAATTCAATGGCGTTGGCAACGGTGACGCCGTCTTTGGTAACTGTTGGGGGACCAAACGAGTTCGCGAGCATTACCGTATGGCCGCGCGGGCCCAGTGTGCTGCGCACGGTTCGCGCGAGTTGCCCCACTCCGCGCCTAATTGCTTCTCTCGCTTCTTCGTGAAAGATCATTGTGGACATCTTGGTTCCTTTATGTGATTTGTTGTTCGGTTCATTCGTTTTCGTCTCTCACTCTTTGGAACGGATTCGCCGACGAGCCATTATCATCGCCGGCTCCTTGCGGAATACTTCGACGTTCGAGCGTCATCGGCTGCTTTATTTCATGGCGTCGCTTGCCTTGCGTCCTATCCATTGACGTTGCACGCAACTGTCCTGCGCGAAATGCATCAGCCAACGCAGCGGGCACCTCGGCCTCGGCAAGCACGAGTTCTGCTTGGGCTTCCTTGACCTTGGCAAGCATTTGTTGTTTTTCAGCCACCGCATTGGCGCGACGCACTTCGGCCTGGGCTCGGGCAATTCGAGTATCAGCGTTAGCCTGGTCCTTCTGCAGTCGAGCCCCAATGTTTTCGCCAACGTCGATATCAGCAATGTCAATCGAGACGATTGAAAAGGCGGTGTTTGAATCCAATCCACGTGCCATCGCACCTTTCGAGATTTGCGACGGCATCTCGAGCACGTCCATGTGTGAATTCGCTGAGCCGATTGCAGAGACGATTCCTTGACCGACACGCGCGATGATCGTTTCTTCGGTCGCCCCTCCGATTAGTTGATCCAAGTTCGTACGGACCGTGACCCTCGCGCTGACCAGAAGTTCGACGCCATTCTTGGCGACCGCGCTAAGGGAGTTCGTGCTTTCGTCATCCTGGCGCGGGCAAGAGATCACCTTGGGAGAAACACTGGTTTGCACGGCAAGTAGCACATCACGGCCGGCGAGGTCGATCGCGGCTGCACGGTCAAAGTCCAAGACGATTCCAGCGCGCTGGGCGGCAATGATCGCGCAAACCACCTTCATCACATCGCCGCCGGCCAAGTGATGTGCTAGCAAGCGAGCCGTGCTCATTCCGTCTTCGCGGTCGATCCGCAAACCCGCCTGCCGGCCCATGACCTTGGCGGTCACGATTAAACGTTGCTCAATCCTCAGGAAACTCATAACGATCAAGCTTTTCATGCTCACGTCTGCACCCGACATGTACGCCTGAAGCCAGTACGTGCCCCACTTAGCGAACACCACAATGAGCAGCACGACCACCAGGGAAGCGATCAACGCTGCCCCAAGCAGCAGTTGCAAAGCACCGGGAATCCAAATGTTTGCCATCATTAGGCACGCTCACTTTCTTCAGAACCATCGGCCTGCGCCGGCAGATGGAATCCGTCATCGTCAGCTCGCTCCAACGATTCACGGTCACTTCCTTGGTAGGAGCTCAGTTCAGGGGTCAAGATGAACACTTGCACCATCGCGCCCGACTTAAATAGATGAGCGAGGGTGCCCGCATCTGTTTGGATTTCCGCGGCTTCCTCTCGCACGTCTCGCCCCGTGATGGTCTTGATCTTCTCTCGCATCGACTCAGACGAACTGGCGAAGAGTTGCCGGTGGAACTCTTGTACCTGTGTTACGCCCGGCGGAGTCTGGGCCAAGGCCTGCTCGGCCGGTGTTAGTACGCCTTCCATGGTCACGACCAACGTGTTTTCGCAGAGTGTCGCGGTCACGGTTTTGGGAGCGACTCCCGTCCTCTGGCGTTGCAGCGTACTAGCGACGCGGGCGAGCTGTTGCGTCATTTGCGACTTCGATTCGTCCATTTGGTCTCTCTCGGCCCATGGGTGTAACACTCGTTGGAGGTGTTCTGCATTAAGCAATTGCGCATAAAAAAACCGACGTGGCAGAACACTAACGAGCGTTCCACGACGTCGGCTTACTTTTCAACGAACCCCCTGGACTTCCCACTGATGGGGCTCGCCAGATTGTTCTTTATCTTGTCGTCCGGGGTCTTGGAGTGGAGCGGCTAGTCGAACCGCTCTCTCAACTGATTCATCCTATCGCGTCAGATTGAGAAAACAAGGTCGGAAAACCGACAAAGCCAATTCGGTTGCGTTGACCCGATGAATGTGGCTGCGTTTTTTATGCGACAATCGCCTCACAACGAGACAGTGTTGGTGTTGCAGGCGTTCGACTACCAACCAATCCAGCGAAGAAAACACGCCAGCACCTATTCGTCTCGAGCTGCCATCACTGGGCATCTGGTAGAATGTCGATTCACGCATGTATTGCGTGTTGATTCACGGCTCCGTCTCTTGTCCGCAAGCGTCGCAGGCAGTTGCTCATTGAAGGAAGCAAGGTAGGTGAAAACACAGGGAGAAATCGAAGCTGCCGTCTGCAAAGGAATGTCCCATTTCGAGCAGGAGTATATGGGGCGTGGCCCGACGGACATCCGCGCGCATTTGATTGGCGATCTGCTGGTGGTTCGACTGAAAGGCGTATTGACCGCCGCTGAGCAGCACTTGGTGAGAACCCTTCCGGCGGAGAAAGGGCGGGACCTGCTGAAACAGGTTCGAACGCAACTGATTGAGACAGCGCGGCCAGCTTTGGAGACAGTGATCCACGATATCACTGGCGTCAAGCCTCGTAGCTTGCACCACGATATCAGTACCCACACAGGCGAAGAAATCGTCATTTTTACGCTCCATGAGTCGCCCGCCTATCGTGAGTCAAAAAAGAAGTAGGCGTCGGGCGTTAACCGTTTGCCCTGACTGCGTCGCGTTTCAGTTGACGCCGCTGGAACTGTCAAGGGCGCAGAACCTGCCTTTGAACGATCGGCACTCTGGCATCGTTCGAGCTGAACGTTGCACCGACCGCCGCGCCGAATGAAGTCGGTTTCGCCGCGGCGGTCAGATTCACCGCCGCGCCGAATCGCACGACCGAACATGCGTCGGCGGGTCCACCCGCGGCGCCGAAAGCGTGCGGTTCAGTTTACGTCACCACTGAATCGTAGGGGCAGCACGAACAGAAGAGCTCGACGGGATCCGGAGGCGATTTCATTCGCCCGCGATCAATGGGCCCGGGCAAACGAGTTTACTCAGGATGTTTGGAACGGAGTGCCGCATCGCCGGAAACGAAGATTGAAAATCCTTCGAATTGGCAAGCGCTGGTGAGCAAATGGATTGCCGAATCGTGTCGCCATTCGTTCTCGCGTTTTCCGCAACTTTGCCGTCGCGAAATGACTGGAGACGCTCGTATTCCAGGTGCCGGATCACATCCATTCCGCGTTTCACGTCCGGGCAGAATGATGTTCCGATTGCGTGCGTCTTGGGTTTAGGGACTGCGCCTCGTCAACCAGCCTTTAGCAATTCCTCGGCCGCGTCAACCAACAGGTCTTTGGCCCGGCGAATCGTCTCTTCCACCGGACGCTGCGGGTCGTGGATTTGACGGACTTTGGCGAGTCCCAAATCCTCGATCGAAGCATTCTCGAGCGACAACAATCCGCACAGTGCGGCGACCGGCA containing:
- the groL gene encoding chaperonin GroEL (60 kDa chaperone family; promotes refolding of misfolded polypeptides especially under stressful conditions; forms two stacked rings of heptamers to form a barrel-shaped 14mer; ends can be capped by GroES; misfolded proteins enter the barrel where they are refolded when GroES binds), which encodes MSTMIFHEEAREAIRRGVGQLARTVRSTLGPRGHTVMLANSFGPPTVTKDGVTVANAIELEDANENIGAKMVREVASKTNQVAGDGTTTATVLADAIFNEGLRAVVAGVNPVGLKDGIEKATADVVSHLKSISIATKGQKAMAQVASIAANNDLTIGRTVADALEQVGSGGVVTIEDGKAVDNEVNWVEGMRFDKGYLSPYFVNHPESMVCVLEDPYVLIHEAKISSVREILPLLEKVAEAGRPLLIVAEDVQGEPLTTLVINRLRGTFTCCAVKSPGYGGLRQAVMEDVAIMTGAQNISESLGLQLKNLGLDSLGSAKRVIVDKDHTTIIDGAGTKAGIRGRIAQIESELEKATQGYDREKLRSRKAKLCGGIATISVGGSTELEVKEKKARFEDALNATRAAVEEGIVPGGGVALLRAAAGCKRTDLNEHEQIGYDIVLRACRSPLTWIAENAGGNGRLICEKVAAAKGNCGYNAAEDRFEDLMVAGVIDPAKVVRCALQNAASVSTLLLTSDVLITKTP
- the floA gene encoding flotillin-like protein FloA (flotillin-like protein involved in membrane lipid rafts), whose translation is MMANIWIPGALQLLLGAALIASLVVVLLIVVFAKWGTYWLQAYMSGADVSMKSLIVMSFLRIEQRLIVTAKVMGRQAGLRIDREDGMSTARLLAHHLAGGDVMKVVCAIIAAQRAGIVLDFDRAAAIDLAGRDVLLAVQTSVSPKVISCPRQDDESTNSLSAVAKNGVELLVSARVTVRTNLDQLIGGATEETIIARVGQGIVSAIGSANSHMDVLEMPSQISKGAMARGLDSNTAFSIVSIDIADIDVGENIGARLQKDQANADTRIARAQAEVRRANAVAEKQQMLAKVKEAQAELVLAEAEVPAALADAFRAGQLRATSMDRTQGKRRHEIKQPMTLERRSIPQGAGDDNGSSANPFQRVRDENE
- a CDS encoding Na-translocating system protein MpsC family protein: MTQQLARVASTLQRQRTGVAPKTVTATLCENTLVVTMEGVLTPAEQALAQTPPGVTQVQEFHRQLFASSSESMREKIKTITGRDVREEAAEIQTDAGTLAHLFKSGAMVQVFILTPELSSYQGSDRESLERADDDGFHLPAQADGSEESERA
- a CDS encoding DUF2294 domain-containing protein, with translation MKTQGEIEAAVCKGMSHFEQEYMGRGPTDIRAHLIGDLLVVRLKGVLTAAEQHLVRTLPAEKGRDLLKQVRTQLIETARPALETVIHDITGVKPRSLHHDISTHTGEEIVIFTLHESPAYRESKKK